Genomic window (Flavobacteriales bacterium):
ACGTAGCGTGTGAGGTCACTGAACAACGCGACCACGTAGTTCGCGCAGTCCTCCGTCGGCGCGTTGCCCAGCGGGCTCATCGCCCCTGCGAAGTCGAACAGGTTGGAAAAACCTTTGATGCCGCTGCCTGCGGTGGTCTTGCTCGGGCTCTGGCTCACGGTGTTCACACGGATCTTCTTGGAGATGCCCAAGTGGTAGCCCCAGGAGCGGCCGATGCTTTCCAGCAGCGCCTTGGCGTCGGCCATGTCGCCATAGCCAGGGATCACGCGTTGCGCGGCGATGTAGGAAAGTGCGACGATGGAGCCGCCGTCCGCCAACGCATCGGCCTTCACCGCTGCTTGGATCATGCGGTGGAAGCTCATCGCGCTGATGTCCAGCGTCTGCTTGTACCAATCGTAGTTGATGTCATCGTAGGTTCTTCCCTTGCGGACATTGGGGCTCATGCCGATGCTGTGGAGCACGAAATCCACAGGGCCGCCAAGGTGTTCCTTCGCCCCGGTGAAGAGCTTTTCCAGATCCTCGTCCTTCGTGGCATCGGCCCCGATGACGAGGG
Coding sequences:
- a CDS encoding SDR family oxidoreductase; the protein is MAYGLLKGKRGVISGALNEQSIAWKVAELAHAEGARIVLTNAPVAMRMGEIDKLAESTGSLVIGADATKDEDLEKLFTGAKEHLGGPVDFVLHSIGMSPNVRKGRTYDDINYDWYKQTLDISAMSFHRMIQAAVKADALADGGSIVALSYIAAQRVIPGYGDMADAKALLESIGRSWGYHLGISKKIRVNTVSQSPSKTTAGSGIKGFSNLFDFAGAMSPLGNAPTEDCANYVVALFSDLTRYVTMQNLFHDGGFSSSGATLSVVENFTAE